A DNA window from Flammeovirga agarivorans contains the following coding sequences:
- a CDS encoding MFS transporter has product MKKLLLNMVGGLPSEWARIAALLTLGFFTGIFMASYSVSINTLFISQFGNENDFPLALVTQGILGIIFTILFSRLQNIIGFRKLVYYTSIIILLIVGSIATSLLILEKNDIVVFLGFATLGPIASISLLIFWGAFGRLFNFTQSKRLSGGIDTGQAVATILAFFSVPLVQQLLPSLEYLSLIGVLSYVGCFFSIVYILRKFKMHSAEALTLGGNSNEDKTKRVKLRDYKSYFFVISIFVMCSSFSAAFVDYSFVTVTPQYFLEEQELANFLAFFEAFVIIVSFLVQTFLNDRILEVYGLQYSLMLLPGILVFFCVIDLVIGSLFGHDQSSNAFLMFFLIISMSKLVTDALRDSLENPTVKIFFFPLPSEIRYEAQTLVEGTVAQFSTLGAGILMIGISKLNSYNILYNNFVIFAIVGVWVFVTFKMYNQYRISLQNLLSANSTELDYHDSVGHRFKNNKIQNLLQMRWNSVPQKVAPLLFKLIERLDIFLYRNILSDEGNLLRFINKREALMKIKEYSIYESIPALDNFSNGSFDDDDILLVVAKNLSEELNAEITLEINDENILYLSKSSTPSDRIRAARLMFNEYKESYDGIISRLIRDYNYQVRVEAMGLVGHHKISTMIPALVERLSIKGDERIALSAIIAVGESGAKILETAFHKNGQVQQTKRLILQAYAKIGSEESVQLLADKITSPERKISYEALSLLSELGWNAEDEYSQLFLKEALKREANNCYWNIATTLEIGDSKETTLLHRAIQSEILDNYNQMFLIMNMLYDRGSLNLIRKNHELGTADSIGYAVELLDVLIDEDIKAYVLPLFEDIGVEDRIKKLSELFYREQYSSEYVLVRLITRDPNWLSSWVRACALYAISYKPAIINSEIIVGLLFDSELLMSEMAAWILTVNFPELLEEAYPRLSQSKEADIRDKMRSIENMKWTNAPHLVFSKALYYSNLSEFHGLSGNELVEIASISSIRFVEAGKKLGTAEELKRSGLFVVKEGELGIGEGDEHTILYKKRSLLGTYISPQSDAWIGDCYAIEDTSLYEIDEESFFLLMTTDMHMVELIMNNVRRSFRTSINLQKVAL; this is encoded by the coding sequence ATGAAAAAACTATTACTCAATATGGTGGGAGGCCTTCCCTCGGAATGGGCTAGAATTGCAGCCTTGCTTACATTAGGCTTCTTCACTGGTATATTCATGGCGAGTTATAGTGTATCTATAAATACCTTATTTATTTCTCAATTTGGGAATGAAAATGATTTCCCTTTAGCTTTGGTTACTCAAGGTATTTTAGGGATAATCTTTACCATTTTATTTTCAAGACTTCAGAATATTATTGGCTTTAGAAAGCTCGTCTATTATACTTCAATTATCATTTTACTAATAGTAGGGTCTATAGCAACCTCTTTATTAATACTAGAGAAGAATGATATTGTTGTTTTCTTAGGGTTTGCGACTCTTGGACCAATTGCATCGATATCGTTATTGATATTTTGGGGTGCTTTTGGACGACTATTTAACTTTACTCAAAGTAAAAGATTATCTGGTGGTATTGATACGGGACAAGCTGTAGCAACAATTTTAGCCTTTTTCTCTGTTCCTTTAGTTCAACAATTACTTCCATCTTTAGAATACCTGTCTCTTATAGGCGTCTTATCCTATGTTGGCTGTTTCTTTTCAATCGTTTATATCCTAAGGAAATTTAAAATGCATTCTGCGGAGGCGTTGACATTAGGAGGGAACTCAAATGAAGACAAAACAAAAAGAGTTAAGCTTCGAGATTATAAAAGTTACTTTTTTGTGATAAGTATCTTTGTTATGTGTTCTAGTTTTTCTGCTGCATTTGTAGACTATTCTTTTGTAACTGTCACTCCTCAATATTTCTTGGAAGAACAGGAATTAGCGAATTTCTTGGCCTTTTTTGAAGCATTTGTAATCATCGTTTCTTTCTTAGTACAGACGTTTTTAAATGATAGAATATTGGAGGTTTATGGTTTGCAATATTCATTGATGTTACTCCCTGGTATATTAGTTTTCTTCTGTGTTATTGACTTGGTTATCGGATCATTATTTGGACATGATCAATCATCCAATGCTTTCTTAATGTTCTTCTTGATCATTAGTATGTCAAAGCTAGTAACAGATGCATTAAGAGACTCCCTGGAAAACCCGACAGTAAAAATATTCTTCTTTCCGTTACCATCTGAAATTAGATATGAAGCTCAAACTCTTGTTGAAGGTACAGTTGCTCAATTTTCAACACTAGGTGCGGGTATACTTATGATAGGTATCTCAAAACTCAATAGCTACAATATCCTTTATAATAACTTTGTGATATTTGCAATTGTAGGCGTTTGGGTTTTTGTGACTTTCAAAATGTATAACCAATATAGAATTTCTCTTCAAAACTTATTGTCTGCCAATTCAACAGAGTTGGATTATCATGATTCCGTTGGACATAGATTCAAAAATAATAAGATTCAGAATCTATTACAGATGCGTTGGAATAGTGTTCCTCAGAAAGTAGCTCCCTTATTATTTAAGTTAATTGAGCGTTTAGATATTTTTCTTTATAGAAATATTCTCTCTGATGAAGGTAACTTACTTCGTTTCATCAATAAGAGAGAGGCATTAATGAAAATCAAAGAGTATAGTATCTATGAGAGTATTCCTGCCTTAGACAATTTCTCAAATGGTTCTTTTGATGATGATGATATTTTGCTTGTAGTTGCTAAGAACTTAAGTGAAGAATTGAATGCTGAAATAACGCTTGAAATAAATGATGAGAACATTCTGTATTTATCGAAATCATCCACTCCATCTGATAGAATTAGAGCTGCTCGATTGATGTTTAATGAATACAAAGAATCGTATGATGGAATTATTTCAAGGTTAATTCGTGATTATAACTATCAAGTAAGGGTAGAAGCGATGGGATTGGTTGGTCATCATAAAATTTCAACAATGATTCCAGCATTAGTAGAACGTTTATCAATAAAAGGAGATGAACGTATTGCTCTTTCTGCAATTATTGCAGTTGGTGAATCTGGCGCTAAAATCTTAGAAACAGCTTTCCATAAAAACGGTCAAGTACAACAAACCAAACGTCTGATATTACAAGCTTATGCTAAAATAGGTAGTGAAGAGTCAGTACAATTATTGGCGGATAAAATTACTTCACCAGAACGTAAAATATCTTATGAAGCATTATCATTACTTAGTGAACTTGGATGGAATGCAGAAGATGAATACAGTCAACTTTTCTTGAAGGAAGCATTAAAAAGAGAGGCAAATAACTGTTATTGGAATATCGCTACAACTTTAGAAATAGGTGATTCTAAGGAAACGACTTTACTTCATAGAGCTATTCAATCAGAGATATTGGATAACTATAATCAGATGTTCCTTATCATGAATATGCTTTATGACAGAGGTTCACTAAATTTGATCAGAAAAAACCATGAATTAGGTACAGCTGATAGTATCGGTTATGCCGTTGAGCTTTTAGATGTACTGATAGATGAAGATATAAAAGCATATGTATTACCGTTATTTGAGGATATAGGAGTCGAAGATAGGATTAAAAAACTATCTGAATTATTCTATAGAGAACAATATTCTAGTGAATATGTATTGGTTAGATTAATTACTCGAGATCCAAACTGGTTGTCATCATGGGTTAGAGCTTGTGCTTTGTATGCTATTTCGTATAAACCCGCAATTATTAATTCTGAAATTATAGTAGGGCTGTTATTTGACAGTGAGTTGTTAATGTCAGAAATGGCAGCATGGATATTAACCGTAAACTTCCCTGAATTACTTGAAGAAGCATATCCTAGGCTATCACAATCAAAAGAAGCAGATATAAGAGATAAAATGAGGTCTATAGAAAACATGAAATGGACCAACGCACCACACTTAGTGTTCTCAAAAGCTCTCTATTATTCTAATTTATCAGAGTTTCATGGTTTAAGCGGTAACGAACTAGTAGAAATTGCTTCTATAAGTTCTATCCGATTTGTAGAAGCGGGTAAAAAATTAGGTACTGCTGAGGAATTAAAAAGAAGTGGATTATTTGTAGTAAAAGAAGGTGAGCTTGGAATAGGAGAAGGAGATGAGCATACAATTCTATATAAAAAACGTAGTTTATTAGGTACTTATATCTCTCCACAGTCAGATGCATGGATAGGAGATTGCTATGCAATTGAAGATACTAGTTTGTATGAAATTGACGAAGAGTCATTCTTCTTATTGATGACTACAGATATGCACATGGTAGAGCTTATTATGAATAACGTTAGAAGGTCCTTTAGGACATCTATTAATCTTCAAAAAGTTGCTCTATAA
- a CDS encoding glycoside hydrolase family 20 protein, with the protein MKLLLLTPIILLIQITSVFGQQPSLVPQPKEIRWEKGNFILTEDIKITKGNSDLPLDYFISQLKFQTGIQIKESLEDYADITLNIVDEIPLGEEAYILTVKEKNIDITAHNQQGLLHGLSTLLQLANLDANVPCVDIHDAPKYPWRGLMLDVSRHFFTIDVVKEYLDLMAYYKLNKFHWHLTEDQGWRIEIKKYPKLTEIGAWRTESDGSKYGGFYTQEQIKEIVAYAAKRGIEVIPEIDMPGHMLGALAAYPELSCTGGPFEVWTRWGVSKDVLCAGNEETYQFIEDILEEVIPLFPSKYFHVGGDECPKDRWKACDKCQLKIRTEDLKDEHELQSYFIHRIEKVVNENGKQIIGWDEILEGGLSPTATVQLWRDWHDPEAVGKIAKMGNDVIASPTSACYFDYDIVTTDVAQVYAYNPTPKGLSKEDQKHILGGECTVWTERIPDKNRIDFQVFPRVLAFSEALWKGTKEDGFHAFEERMLGQYPILDKKGVAFGPSSQVMEVTTEEKNEKLEVSANLLIDNVDLKYKSPDQTTFTEYKNTIQVTSSGEIVFQAFMGDKTYGDPEKVSFEIHKGNQAELSLIDLPSTPYQGVGVNSLIDGKLGNPEKFKNSNWIGFNGSSINATFQWKESINIKSIEFNTYDEVASWIMAPKEIEIAYSLDGSSFKKLKTKIEITKINQSNHYQVKFKKELKGVRALKLLIENGGLLPEEHQGAGNPSWLFVDEIIIK; encoded by the coding sequence ATGAAATTACTACTACTAACGCCAATCATCTTACTAATCCAAATAACCAGTGTTTTTGGACAACAACCTTCACTAGTACCTCAACCCAAAGAAATTCGTTGGGAAAAAGGGAACTTTATATTGACTGAAGATATAAAAATCACAAAGGGAAACTCAGATTTACCTTTGGATTACTTTATTAGTCAGTTAAAGTTTCAGACTGGTATTCAAATCAAAGAATCCTTAGAAGATTATGCGGATATAACATTGAATATAGTAGATGAAATTCCTTTAGGAGAGGAGGCATATATCTTAACTGTAAAAGAAAAGAATATTGATATAACCGCCCATAACCAACAAGGGTTATTACATGGATTATCCACTTTGCTTCAATTGGCAAACCTCGATGCAAATGTACCATGTGTTGATATTCACGATGCACCAAAATACCCTTGGAGAGGATTAATGTTAGATGTAAGTCGACATTTCTTTACAATTGATGTCGTTAAAGAATACTTGGATTTAATGGCTTATTATAAGTTGAATAAATTTCATTGGCATTTAACTGAAGACCAAGGTTGGAGAATAGAGATTAAAAAATACCCAAAACTGACAGAGATAGGTGCTTGGAGAACAGAAAGTGACGGCTCAAAATATGGCGGTTTTTATACTCAAGAACAGATTAAAGAAATTGTTGCTTATGCAGCTAAAAGAGGAATAGAAGTGATTCCCGAAATTGATATGCCTGGCCATATGTTAGGAGCGTTAGCAGCTTATCCAGAATTATCATGTACAGGAGGCCCATTCGAAGTATGGACACGTTGGGGTGTAAGTAAAGATGTATTATGTGCAGGAAATGAAGAGACATATCAATTTATAGAGGATATCTTAGAAGAAGTAATTCCATTATTTCCTAGTAAATATTTTCATGTGGGTGGAGATGAATGTCCCAAAGACCGATGGAAAGCATGTGATAAGTGTCAGTTGAAAATTAGAACTGAGGACCTAAAAGATGAACATGAATTACAAAGTTATTTTATTCATAGAATTGAAAAGGTAGTCAACGAAAATGGAAAACAGATAATTGGTTGGGATGAAATTCTAGAAGGTGGCTTATCTCCAACCGCGACTGTACAATTATGGAGAGATTGGCATGATCCAGAGGCAGTTGGCAAAATTGCCAAAATGGGAAATGATGTGATTGCTTCTCCAACTAGTGCTTGTTATTTTGATTATGATATTGTAACAACAGATGTAGCTCAAGTATATGCTTATAATCCAACACCTAAAGGTCTTTCAAAAGAGGATCAGAAACATATATTAGGTGGAGAATGTACTGTTTGGACAGAAAGAATTCCGGATAAAAATAGAATAGATTTTCAAGTATTCCCTAGGGTCTTAGCATTTTCAGAAGCACTGTGGAAAGGAACAAAAGAGGATGGATTCCATGCTTTTGAAGAAAGAATGTTAGGCCAATATCCAATTTTGGATAAAAAAGGTGTTGCATTTGGTCCATCATCTCAAGTAATGGAAGTGACAACCGAAGAAAAAAATGAAAAATTGGAAGTTTCTGCGAATCTATTGATTGATAATGTGGATTTGAAATATAAAAGTCCAGATCAAACTACATTTACAGAATATAAGAACACTATCCAAGTTACATCATCAGGAGAAATTGTTTTTCAAGCATTTATGGGTGATAAAACATATGGAGACCCTGAGAAAGTAAGTTTCGAAATTCATAAAGGCAATCAAGCTGAATTGAGCTTAATAGATTTACCTTCAACTCCTTATCAAGGTGTTGGTGTAAATAGTTTAATAGATGGAAAATTAGGGAACCCTGAGAAGTTTAAAAATTCAAATTGGATTGGCTTTAATGGATCGTCAATTAATGCAACTTTTCAGTGGAAAGAATCGATTAATATAAAAAGCATTGAATTTAATACTTACGATGAAGTAGCATCATGGATTATGGCACCAAAAGAAATAGAGATTGCCTATTCATTAGATGGTAGCTCATTTAAGAAGTTAAAGACTAAAATCGAAATCACTAAAATCAATCAAAGTAACCATTATCAAGTCAAATTTAAGAAAGAATTGAAAGGTGTGAGAGCCTTAAAATTACTGATTGAAAATGGAGGGTTATTACCTGAAGAGCATCAAGGAGCAGGTAACCCTTCTTGGTTATTTGTCGATGAAATCATTATTAAATAA
- a CDS encoding GH92 family glycosyl hydrolase — MRHYFISLLILPFLSSCVKNSVTKASKENIPASYTDYVDPFIGTSAHGHTFPGATVPFGMVQLSPDTGIEGWDWCSGYHASDNSIMGFSHTHLSGTGGGDYGDILLMPTVGEVKTEPGSKENPDEGYRSRFEQVKEEASPGFYSVFLEDYNVTAELTATTRVGVHRYHFPETEDAHIIVDLKHGISDSARETWFQVTGENEIVGLRRSSGWARDQYVYFVAQFSKPFKSIQGVSAGQTIDNPQNVKGDDVKAVVNFSTKQDEAIVVKVAISGVSVQGARKNLEAEVQDFDFDKVKNQAKTTWNEKLSKIEVEGGDQVNKTIFYTALYHSMIAPNVYMDVDHNYRGMDHKIYKAEGFTNYTLFSLWDTFRATHPLFTLIAPKENNDFIKSMIAKYEQSGQLPIWELSANETGTMIGFHSAPVIADAILKGQGNFDQELAYQALVAAAEDPRRGLNWFNSEGFIPVEKEANAVSKGVEYAYDMWVVAQVAKKLGKTEDYKKYSNRSLNYKNLYDSETGFLRGKNMYGVWDEPFDPMAISLLGAGNYTEGNAWHYNFFAPQDINGLIELHGGDQAFVKKIDDMFSQEAVNDNHMAHDVTGLIGQYAQGNEPSHHVIYLYNYAGEPWKSQARIRQVMDEMYTSERDGLCGNEDCGQMSAWYVFSAMGFYPVNPADGQYAIGSPVFGKVTIHLDNGNDFVIEAENNNVNNTYIQSASFNGSEYDKTFITHNQIETGGVIKLTMGDTPSEWGKEKSARPTSYAVPPSEALSIIDTKEEVFRPYITNKSVIFNSTIDVSLKDVTPEVDIYYTIDGTTPDINSTKFDKPFKLEKSTVVKAIAVNSKGVSSKVSDFEFKKAYFNTGEEYPKLSINYEKNATYDAGNNGILDGVYASDNLRDGKWDGVSKQNLEAIVDLGQPEELHQVSMGFLENTSSWLFLPKKIEFLVSNDGENYTSIGIQETKMPNDHPIISVTRFTEKIAGEYRYVKVIATPFEAIPNWHPGAGNNPWLFSDEIVIE; from the coding sequence ATGCGTCACTATTTCATTTCATTACTCATCTTGCCATTCTTGTCAAGTTGTGTGAAAAATTCAGTTACTAAAGCCAGCAAAGAAAATATACCGGCTTCTTATACAGATTATGTTGATCCATTTATTGGTACGAGTGCACATGGCCATACATTCCCGGGAGCAACTGTACCTTTTGGTATGGTACAATTAAGCCCTGATACTGGAATTGAAGGATGGGACTGGTGTTCAGGATATCATGCTTCTGATAATTCAATTATGGGTTTCTCACACACTCACTTGTCTGGTACTGGTGGAGGTGATTATGGCGATATATTATTAATGCCAACGGTTGGCGAAGTAAAAACAGAGCCAGGATCAAAAGAGAATCCAGATGAAGGTTATAGATCAAGATTTGAACAGGTGAAAGAAGAAGCTTCACCAGGTTTTTACAGTGTATTTTTAGAAGATTATAATGTTACTGCTGAATTAACAGCAACAACAAGAGTAGGTGTTCATAGATATCATTTTCCAGAAACTGAGGATGCTCATATAATTGTCGATTTAAAACACGGAATTTCTGATTCTGCAAGAGAAACTTGGTTTCAAGTAACTGGAGAGAATGAGATTGTTGGTTTAAGAAGATCTTCAGGTTGGGCAAGAGATCAGTATGTATATTTTGTAGCTCAATTCTCGAAACCTTTCAAATCAATTCAAGGGGTATCTGCAGGGCAAACTATAGATAATCCACAAAATGTGAAAGGTGATGATGTGAAAGCAGTAGTTAATTTCTCAACTAAGCAGGATGAAGCTATAGTTGTGAAAGTTGCTATTTCTGGGGTGAGTGTTCAAGGTGCTAGAAAAAACTTGGAAGCTGAAGTGCAAGACTTTGATTTTGATAAAGTGAAAAATCAAGCAAAAACAACTTGGAATGAAAAGCTATCAAAAATTGAAGTAGAAGGTGGTGATCAAGTGAATAAAACTATTTTCTACACAGCACTATATCACTCTATGATCGCTCCAAATGTATATATGGATGTTGATCATAATTATAGAGGAATGGATCATAAAATCTATAAGGCAGAAGGATTTACTAATTATACTTTATTCTCATTATGGGATACATTTAGAGCCACACACCCATTATTTACTTTAATTGCACCAAAGGAAAATAACGATTTTATTAAATCGATGATTGCAAAGTACGAGCAGTCTGGTCAGTTACCTATTTGGGAATTATCAGCGAATGAAACCGGTACAATGATTGGTTTCCATTCAGCTCCAGTAATTGCGGATGCTATTTTAAAAGGACAAGGAAACTTTGATCAGGAATTAGCTTATCAGGCATTGGTAGCAGCTGCAGAAGATCCAAGAAGAGGCTTAAATTGGTTTAACTCTGAAGGTTTTATTCCAGTGGAAAAAGAAGCAAATGCGGTATCGAAAGGGGTTGAGTATGCATATGATATGTGGGTTGTAGCACAAGTAGCTAAGAAATTAGGTAAAACTGAAGATTACAAAAAATATAGTAATAGATCATTAAACTATAAAAACCTTTATGATTCTGAAACAGGATTCTTGAGAGGTAAAAATATGTATGGTGTATGGGATGAGCCTTTCGACCCAATGGCAATTTCATTATTAGGAGCAGGAAATTATACAGAAGGTAATGCATGGCATTACAACTTCTTTGCACCTCAAGATATCAATGGATTAATTGAACTTCATGGAGGCGATCAGGCGTTTGTGAAGAAAATTGATGATATGTTCTCACAAGAAGCTGTAAATGATAATCATATGGCTCATGATGTGACAGGACTTATTGGGCAATATGCACAAGGTAATGAGCCATCGCATCATGTTATTTATCTATACAATTATGCTGGAGAACCGTGGAAATCGCAAGCTCGAATTCGTCAAGTAATGGACGAAATGTATACTTCAGAACGTGATGGATTATGTGGTAACGAGGACTGTGGACAGATGTCTGCTTGGTATGTTTTCTCTGCAATGGGATTCTATCCAGTAAACCCTGCTGATGGACAATATGCTATCGGTAGCCCTGTTTTTGGAAAAGTGACAATACATTTAGATAATGGAAACGATTTTGTGATTGAGGCTGAAAACAATAATGTAAACAACACTTACATACAATCAGCTAGCTTTAATGGGTCTGAATACGACAAGACTTTCATTACTCATAATCAAATTGAAACAGGAGGTGTGATAAAGTTAACAATGGGAGATACACCTTCAGAATGGGGTAAAGAAAAATCAGCTAGACCTACTTCTTATGCTGTACCTCCTTCAGAGGCATTGTCTATCATTGATACAAAAGAGGAAGTTTTTAGACCTTATATCACTAATAAATCGGTCATTTTTAATTCAACAATTGATGTATCATTGAAGGATGTGACACCAGAAGTAGATATTTACTATACTATTGATGGAACTACACCTGATATTAATTCAACGAAGTTTGATAAACCATTTAAATTAGAAAAATCTACTGTTGTTAAGGCTATTGCAGTGAACAGTAAAGGAGTTTCTAGTAAAGTATCTGATTTTGAATTTAAGAAAGCTTACTTTAATACAGGTGAAGAATATCCTAAGTTAAGCATCAACTATGAAAAAAATGCTACATATGATGCGGGTAATAATGGTATCTTGGATGGCGTTTATGCATCAGATAATTTAAGAGATGGTAAGTGGGATGGCGTTTCAAAACAAAACCTTGAGGCAATAGTAGATTTAGGGCAACCTGAAGAATTACATCAAGTGTCTATGGGATTCTTAGAAAATACAAGTTCATGGTTATTCTTACCTAAGAAAATTGAATTCTTAGTATCAAATGATGGAGAAAACTATACTAGTATTGGAATTCAAGAAACTAAAATGCCAAACGATCACCCAATTATTAGTGTCACAAGATTTACTGAAAAAATTGCTGGTGAATATCGCTATGTGAAGGTAATTGCAACTCCTTTTGAGGCAATTCCAAATTGGCACCCTGGCGCAGGAAATAACCCTTGGTTATTCTCAGACGAAATTGTTATTGAGTAA
- a CDS encoding GH92 family glycosyl hydrolase, whose translation MKKILLQLLLCISFMGYSQDYTTYVNPFIGTTNYGATNPGAIAPRGMVSVVPFNTSGEGNTHEKDQNWVSFPYAYENKIFTGYSHVNLSGVGCPDLGAVILMPTTGELEIDPKKYGSLYSEEKAQAGLYSNHLDKYDVDTKVTATQRSGISKFSFPAGQANILMNLGQALSNESGGMIKVVNDQEIEGMRMVGSFCYNNPKTIYPVYFVMKVNHKAGKVGVWQQHRKIEGIEAQWMSAYNGQQRIIEDAYYPIIGDSLGAYFSYDFEQPTEVEVKIGISYVSIENARENLETEVANVSFDEIAQRSKNNWNDVLSKIDVKGGSNDDKTVFYTALYHSMIHPNVLSDVNGEYPAAKTRKTKITEGERYTVFSLWDTYRNLHQLMTLVYPEQQLNMVNSMLDIYDETGWLPKWELNSTETFTMVGDPAAIVISDTYMRGLDQFDQKKAFEAITKSAYPVDGGNPVRPCIDDYIKYGYIPVEDELDKKLWASVSTSLEYNIADWNIAQFAKKYGDEDKYKEFLARANGYKKLFDKETDFLRPRHKDGTWYSPFDPNHGANFEHNVGYVEGNAYQYNMMVQYDIPGLIKQFGGNKSFTKRLDEIFSTGQYDMANEPDIAYPYAYNYIKGQEYKTQEKVLELREKYFTNQPDGIAGNDDTGTMSAWVVFSMMGIYPDAPGTPQYAMTTPAFDEIKITLNDQFWDNKEVIIKKTGGDSNRIASIKIDGKTIKGYFIQHKDLVKAKEITFVMK comes from the coding sequence ATGAAAAAAATACTTCTACAACTACTTTTGTGTATATCCTTTATGGGGTATTCACAAGATTATACTACCTACGTTAATCCCTTTATTGGTACTACAAATTATGGAGCAACAAACCCTGGAGCAATAGCACCAAGGGGTATGGTTTCTGTTGTACCTTTTAATACATCAGGAGAAGGAAATACTCATGAGAAAGACCAGAATTGGGTATCTTTTCCTTATGCTTATGAAAACAAGATTTTTACAGGATACAGCCATGTCAATCTAAGTGGTGTTGGTTGCCCTGATTTAGGTGCCGTTATTCTGATGCCTACCACAGGTGAACTAGAAATCGATCCTAAAAAATATGGATCTTTATATTCTGAAGAAAAAGCACAGGCAGGTTTATATTCTAATCATTTAGATAAATATGATGTCGATACAAAAGTAACGGCAACCCAAAGATCAGGTATCAGCAAGTTCTCTTTTCCAGCCGGACAAGCCAATATATTAATGAACCTTGGTCAAGCTTTATCCAACGAAAGTGGGGGTATGATTAAAGTGGTGAATGATCAAGAAATTGAAGGAATGCGTATGGTGGGCTCTTTCTGTTACAATAATCCAAAAACAATATACCCTGTTTATTTTGTGATGAAAGTCAACCATAAAGCAGGTAAAGTTGGTGTTTGGCAACAACATAGAAAGATCGAAGGGATCGAAGCACAATGGATGTCCGCTTACAATGGACAACAAAGAATTATTGAAGATGCCTATTATCCAATTATTGGAGATTCATTAGGCGCATACTTCTCTTATGACTTTGAACAGCCAACTGAAGTTGAGGTAAAAATAGGTATATCTTATGTGAGTATTGAAAACGCAAGAGAAAATCTTGAAACTGAAGTGGCTAACGTATCATTTGATGAAATTGCTCAGAGATCAAAAAATAACTGGAACGATGTATTGTCAAAAATTGATGTAAAAGGTGGTTCTAATGATGATAAAACAGTTTTCTATACAGCATTATATCATTCAATGATACATCCTAATGTTCTCAGTGATGTAAACGGAGAATACCCAGCAGCTAAAACCAGAAAAACTAAAATTACTGAAGGAGAAAGATATACTGTCTTTTCATTGTGGGATACCTATAGGAACTTACATCAACTAATGACTTTGGTGTATCCTGAGCAACAGTTAAATATGGTAAATTCCATGTTGGATATTTATGATGAAACAGGTTGGTTGCCAAAATGGGAATTAAATTCAACTGAGACTTTTACAATGGTTGGTGATCCCGCTGCTATTGTAATTTCAGATACTTACATGAGAGGTTTAGATCAATTCGATCAAAAGAAAGCATTTGAAGCAATAACCAAAAGTGCTTACCCTGTAGATGGAGGGAATCCTGTAAGACCTTGTATTGATGATTATATTAAGTACGGATACATTCCTGTTGAAGATGAATTGGATAAGAAATTATGGGCTTCAGTATCTACATCTTTAGAGTATAATATTGCAGATTGGAATATTGCTCAATTTGCTAAAAAGTATGGTGATGAAGATAAATATAAGGAGTTCTTGGCAAGGGCAAATGGTTATAAAAAATTATTTGATAAAGAAACGGACTTCTTAAGACCAAGACATAAAGATGGAACTTGGTATTCACCTTTTGATCCAAACCATGGAGCAAACTTTGAACATAATGTTGGTTACGTGGAAGGGAATGCTTATCAATACAACATGATGGTGCAGTATGATATTCCTGGATTGATCAAACAATTTGGTGGTAATAAATCATTTACAAAACGTTTGGATGAAATATTCTCAACTGGTCAATATGATATGGCCAATGAGCCAGATATCGCTTATCCTTATGCTTATAACTATATCAAAGGGCAAGAGTATAAAACTCAAGAAAAAGTATTAGAACTAAGAGAAAAGTACTTTACAAATCAACCGGATGGTATTGCAGGTAATGACGATACAGGAACAATGTCAGCTTGGGTTGTATTTTCTATGATGGGAATTTATCCGGATGCTCCTGGTACTCCTCAATATGCGATGACAACTCCAGCTTTCGATGAAATAAAAATCACTTTAAATGACCAGTTCTGGGATAACAAGGAAGTGATTATCAAGAAAACAGGAGGAGACTCTAATAGAATAGCTTCTATTAAGATTGATGGAAAAACAATCAAAGGGTATTTTATCCAACATAAAGATCTAGTGAAAGCAAAAGAAATTACTTTTGTGATGAAATAG